A genomic stretch from Sphingobacterium sp. ML3W includes:
- a CDS encoding AraC family transcriptional regulator — MMQHIYENFTFPPDQSFTVRSEELEIKKYTSLKSHLNFEIALLENCMGKRFIGDHIEDFEGDELVLLGSYLPHCWQYYNTVDTNKPASATIIHFYPDFLGKDLLTKPEAILLNQLFINAAKGVIFSGPIVRQAKEILKEMLNTTGLSRAVLMLQLLDKLALSRSYKTLSSPSFNIIENSSDANRINRVFDYIFQHFREDITLQDVASVVPMSSSAFCRFFKMQTNRTLVDFIKEIRIGHAAKLLMEGRYNITETCYKSGYNNISNFNKHFKDVKGSSPREFLKQYRTPEAICF; from the coding sequence ATGATGCAGCATATTTATGAAAACTTTACATTTCCACCGGATCAATCATTTACCGTCCGTAGTGAAGAACTCGAAATCAAGAAATACACTTCTTTAAAGTCGCACTTGAATTTTGAAATTGCACTCTTGGAAAATTGTATGGGAAAGCGATTTATTGGGGATCACATTGAAGATTTTGAGGGTGATGAATTGGTACTATTGGGCAGTTATCTACCACATTGTTGGCAATATTATAATACCGTTGATACAAACAAACCAGCAAGTGCTACTATCATACATTTCTACCCTGATTTTCTGGGAAAAGATTTATTGACTAAGCCAGAGGCTATCCTCCTCAACCAATTGTTTATCAATGCTGCAAAAGGGGTTATATTTTCCGGCCCTATCGTCAGACAGGCCAAAGAAATCCTCAAAGAAATGTTGAACACAACGGGATTATCCCGTGCTGTATTGATGCTGCAGCTTCTAGACAAATTAGCCTTATCTAGATCTTATAAAACTTTATCTTCTCCTTCATTTAATATCATTGAAAATTCCAGTGATGCAAATCGGATCAATCGAGTTTTTGACTATATATTCCAGCATTTTAGGGAAGATATCACTTTACAGGATGTGGCTTCTGTTGTTCCCATGTCTTCCTCGGCCTTTTGTCGTTTTTTCAAAATGCAGACCAATCGGACTTTAGTAGATTTTATAAAAGAAATACGCATTGGTCATGCAGCCAAACTATTGATGGAAGGAAGGTACAATATTACAGAGACCTGCTATAAAAGCGGTTACAATAATATTTCAAACTTCAACAAGCACTTTAAGGATGTCAAAGGTAGCTCACCTCGTGAATTCCTAAAGCAATACCGTACGCCAGAAGCTATTTGTTTTTAA
- a CDS encoding L-rhamnose mutarotase — MKILIRLLGLCSAILFVMCKGEVSKFPLSNYEEHVFVVNIVDDAKKLKKYLTYHKQVWPEVEAGFKKAGYQRIALYRFDKLIVMTIRVPSGADLAKMGKIAESYSPKCAEWNLLMNSYQQGIRGTSQEQTWVETDLFYEFKNK; from the coding sequence ATGAAAATCCTTATTCGGTTATTAGGGCTATGTAGCGCTATTTTATTTGTAATGTGCAAAGGAGAGGTGTCAAAATTTCCGTTGTCAAACTATGAAGAGCATGTCTTTGTTGTCAATATTGTAGACGATGCCAAGAAATTAAAGAAATACTTGACTTATCACAAGCAGGTATGGCCTGAAGTGGAAGCTGGTTTTAAAAAGGCAGGCTACCAGCGGATTGCACTTTACCGTTTCGATAAACTGATTGTTATGACAATTCGTGTACCTTCGGGTGCCGATCTGGCAAAGATGGGTAAGATAGCCGAATCCTACAGCCCGAAATGTGCCGAATGGAACCTCCTCATGAATTCATACCAGCAAGGTATTCGTGGAACCAGCCAAGAGCAGACATGGGTGGAAACAGATCTTTTTTACGAATTTAAAAACAAATAG
- a CDS encoding sodium/solute symporter (Members of the Solute:Sodium Symporter (SSS), TC 2.A.21 as described in tcdb.org, catalyze solute:Na+ symport. Known solutes for members of the family include sugars, amino acids, nucleosides, inositols, vitamins, urea or anions, depending on the system.) has product MSLTFNSIDYLVLVLYAIALFYIGFRFSKKEKNQQDIFLGGRSLKWWQIGFSIFGANAGPMMLIGFASIGFSHGIVASNFELLAWVFLMLLAMIFLPYYLKAKISTIPQFLLIRFGKRSYNFLIVYSLISILVVWLGSALYAGGLLISGIFGCQLFTAIVIIAVVATSFTAIGGLKAVVRTGVFQSVIIIISSVILTFLGFQKIGSIDALASQTPESYWKLFLPASNPEYSWIGIVLGYPVVAIYYWCADQTIVQKVLAAKDLKEGQYGALFIGALKIIMPIIFIMPGIMCFVLFRDTTPDNAYITMIKQLMPHGLLGLSIAALIASLVDTVSSSLNSFCTVFTLDVVQQFKVLNSNQQTRMGKWVTVLAALVGIGIAMLFSYSGKGFFDLTQGLVSILAPPLAVVFLWGIIWRGVNGIAAEVVLYGGGLACLVLGVCHVLNYPYQGYWPHFLMLSFYIFVALSLVIVTVSLLTKSKDNMEIPTLFERKERETKGQSKSVWLSWAGLAIVMIMIYIYFN; this is encoded by the coding sequence ATGAGCCTAACATTTAATAGTATTGATTATCTGGTTTTAGTATTATATGCAATAGCTCTGTTTTATATCGGTTTTCGCTTCAGTAAGAAGGAAAAAAATCAACAAGATATATTTTTGGGTGGACGGTCGCTGAAGTGGTGGCAGATCGGTTTCTCTATCTTTGGCGCCAATGCAGGACCAATGATGTTGATCGGATTTGCGAGTATTGGATTTTCTCATGGCATTGTAGCTAGTAATTTCGAGCTGCTTGCCTGGGTTTTTCTGATGTTGCTGGCGATGATTTTCTTACCTTACTACCTGAAGGCCAAAATAAGTACGATCCCACAGTTTCTATTAATTCGTTTTGGCAAAAGATCTTATAACTTCCTTATTGTATACAGTTTGATCTCCATATTGGTCGTATGGTTGGGGAGTGCTCTGTATGCGGGGGGATTATTAATCTCCGGTATTTTCGGTTGCCAGCTATTTACAGCCATCGTAATCATTGCCGTAGTAGCTACAAGTTTTACCGCAATAGGAGGATTGAAGGCTGTCGTTCGTACCGGAGTTTTTCAGTCTGTGATCATTATCATATCCTCTGTTATTTTAACCTTCCTTGGCTTTCAAAAGATTGGTTCTATTGATGCACTGGCCAGTCAAACCCCAGAATCTTATTGGAAATTATTTCTGCCAGCCTCTAATCCGGAATATTCATGGATAGGTATCGTATTGGGCTACCCTGTGGTGGCCATCTATTATTGGTGTGCGGATCAGACGATTGTACAAAAAGTGCTTGCAGCGAAAGACCTAAAAGAAGGACAATATGGAGCTTTATTTATCGGTGCACTTAAGATTATTATGCCGATTATATTTATTATGCCGGGTATCATGTGCTTTGTGTTATTTAGGGATACCACGCCAGACAATGCTTATATTACGATGATTAAGCAATTGATGCCACACGGTTTATTGGGTTTGAGTATCGCGGCGTTGATCGCTTCATTGGTAGATACGGTGTCGTCCAGCTTAAATTCGTTCTGTACGGTGTTTACATTAGATGTGGTCCAACAATTTAAAGTGCTGAACAGTAATCAGCAAACACGTATGGGGAAGTGGGTAACGGTGCTGGCCGCATTGGTAGGGATTGGAATAGCGATGTTATTTTCCTATTCCGGAAAGGGTTTTTTTGATCTGACACAAGGCTTGGTGTCCATTCTGGCTCCGCCACTGGCAGTAGTCTTTCTTTGGGGAATTATCTGGCGTGGTGTCAATGGTATTGCTGCTGAAGTTGTACTCTATGGAGGTGGTCTGGCCTGTTTGGTGCTTGGTGTCTGCCACGTCTTAAATTATCCCTATCAGGGCTACTGGCCGCATTTTTTAATGCTTTCTTTTTATATTTTTGTCGCATTGAGCCTAGTTATTGTTACGGTGTCACTCTTGACCAAATCCAAAGATAATATGGAAATACCAACTTTGTTTGAACGAAAAGAAAGAGAGACAAAAGGGCAGTCTAAATCTGTCTGGCTGAGCTGGGCTGGTTTAGCGATTGTTATGATTATGATTTATATTTATTTTAATTGA
- a CDS encoding enolase C-terminal domain-like protein: MNRIEQEIFNIQKISIRVLEPVATITPFQDATMGPFPSFGLSIIRIEDAEGYVGEAPVYNSYNNILETCLFPILFHCEGMSYQEFFPKLYWSIRNEGFKGAASALLGQVDMALHDLAARRQGIPLYRYIGGERNQVKIYGSGGGTNYTLQELENEVALFLDAGVDCYKMKIGKDFGTNMADDIDRVKHVRKLAGDQMQVAVDVNQIWSSADVFRFIDAIGEDELCWLEEPLHSAAYDQIEELCKRTSVAVAYGESERTSKIFPMLANCGVKHLQPVPTQFGGIREWMEVRDLCAKRNLQLSSGGYSLYSTFLMTTASENSTIEYLYSLMYGLEKYFMIRPTLEKGHFHLPDSAGLPVRIDWEYCFKENKIVREQVWLKQDVPGYNPLVSM; encoded by the coding sequence ATGAATAGAATAGAACAGGAGATTTTTAATATCCAAAAAATCAGTATTCGAGTCTTAGAACCAGTCGCGACGATAACTCCTTTTCAAGATGCAACAATGGGACCTTTCCCGAGCTTCGGTCTATCGATCATCCGTATTGAGGATGCTGAGGGTTATGTTGGTGAAGCTCCTGTATATAACAGTTACAACAATATATTAGAAACCTGCCTATTTCCGATATTATTTCATTGTGAAGGCATGTCCTACCAGGAGTTTTTTCCAAAGTTGTATTGGTCTATTCGAAATGAAGGATTTAAAGGTGCAGCCTCTGCTTTATTGGGACAGGTCGACATGGCCCTACACGATTTGGCGGCCAGACGGCAAGGTATACCCCTGTATCGTTATATCGGTGGGGAACGAAATCAGGTAAAGATCTACGGCAGTGGAGGGGGAACCAATTATACATTGCAGGAGTTAGAAAATGAGGTTGCATTATTTTTGGATGCTGGAGTAGATTGTTATAAAATGAAGATCGGTAAGGATTTCGGAACGAATATGGCCGATGATATTGATCGGGTAAAACATGTACGTAAATTGGCGGGGGATCAGATGCAAGTGGCTGTGGATGTTAATCAGATCTGGTCTTCAGCAGATGTATTTAGATTTATAGATGCCATTGGTGAAGATGAATTATGTTGGCTTGAGGAACCTTTACATTCTGCGGCATACGATCAGATTGAAGAGCTCTGCAAGCGTACATCGGTAGCTGTGGCCTATGGTGAATCTGAGCGTACGTCGAAGATCTTTCCCATGTTGGCTAATTGTGGTGTCAAGCATTTACAACCAGTACCAACCCAGTTTGGTGGCATAAGAGAATGGATGGAAGTCCGGGATTTATGTGCTAAACGTAATTTGCAGCTCTCTTCTGGTGGGTATTCCTTATATTCGACCTTTTTAATGACAACAGCAAGCGAAAACAGTACAATCGAATATTTGTATTCCCTGATGTATGGTTTAGAAAAGTATTTTATGATTCGACCGACATTGGAAAAGGGGCATTTTCATTTGCCAGATTCAGCAGGATTGCCTGTAAGGATTGATTGGGAATATTGTTTTAAGGAAAATAAAATCGTACGGGAGCAGGTCTGGTTAAAGCAGGACGTGCCTGGATATAACCCGCTAGTTAGCATGTAG
- a CDS encoding aldo/keto reductase codes for MYNQGIDRVVLGTAGLGGAWGAVDEEESVQTIFDALSQGIMVLDTAPAYGSAERFVGIALKQWTGAKPAISTKVGRLKGDTATEARYDYSTTGMERSLEDSLARLGILQVDVLFLHEPAVVAPEMAEGVVRQMLRFKEQGLAKQIGLGGNLPEWFAPFLVEGQFDVLMEYNRLNACNLDALYSTIPVCVQAQKEYYAASPLNMGLLGCNFRKFSRSIPDWLDPKAVEQARRVHAIAERYGMQMDVMVLRFLYTIPASFKIVIGAANQYQLNSSLNAISHGALPVAIYNEILQTFNENK; via the coding sequence ATGTACAATCAGGGAATAGATAGGGTAGTATTGGGGACAGCTGGATTGGGAGGTGCCTGGGGAGCTGTGGACGAGGAAGAGTCTGTTCAAACCATATTTGACGCTTTGTCCCAAGGAATTATGGTATTGGATACAGCCCCGGCTTATGGGAGCGCAGAACGTTTTGTTGGAATAGCCTTAAAACAATGGACAGGAGCGAAGCCTGCAATTAGTACCAAAGTAGGCCGATTAAAGGGGGATACTGCTACCGAGGCTCGTTATGACTATTCGACAACGGGTATGGAAAGGAGTCTAGAGGATAGTCTAGCTAGACTCGGAATACTACAGGTTGATGTACTTTTTTTACATGAGCCTGCGGTTGTAGCACCAGAAATGGCCGAAGGGGTCGTACGTCAGATGTTACGGTTTAAAGAACAGGGCCTAGCGAAGCAGATCGGCCTGGGTGGTAACCTACCAGAATGGTTCGCGCCATTTTTGGTAGAGGGGCAATTTGATGTTTTAATGGAGTATAATAGGTTGAACGCCTGTAATCTAGATGCACTTTATAGCACTATTCCGGTATGTGTGCAAGCTCAAAAAGAGTACTATGCTGCGAGCCCGCTGAATATGGGATTGTTGGGATGTAATTTTAGGAAATTCTCTCGGTCAATACCCGACTGGCTTGATCCCAAAGCGGTGGAACAGGCCAGGCGGGTGCATGCAATTGCGGAACGGTATGGTATGCAGATGGATGTAATGGTATTACGATTTTTATACACAATACCCGCATCTTTCAAAATTGTAATAGGAGCTGCAAATCAATATCAACTAAATAGTTCCCTTAATGCGATTAGCCACGGTGCTCTGCCGGTCGCGATTTATAATGAAATACTTCAAACGTTTAACGAGAATAAATGA
- a CDS encoding RNA polymerase sigma-70 factor, giving the protein MKQIVQHFDQLFKEYHYRSFLFAKSFVHIDAVAEDITADALMVTWLRMQEEMLSSPKSFLLRVIRNKALDYLKHQRIHRQLIEPLDNWDEREMQLRIDYPNKVNEEQIFLKEIKEITQQTLATMPLKTKAVFELSRQHDVSGKEIALQMGISLKGVEYHITKALKVLTVSLKDYMVAS; this is encoded by the coding sequence ATGAAGCAGATAGTACAGCATTTTGATCAATTATTTAAGGAGTATCACTACCGGTCTTTTTTATTCGCTAAGTCTTTTGTCCATATTGATGCAGTAGCTGAGGACATCACTGCTGATGCACTCATGGTAACATGGTTACGCATGCAAGAAGAGATGCTGTCGTCACCCAAAAGCTTTCTGCTAAGGGTGATTAGAAATAAAGCACTGGATTATCTGAAGCATCAGCGAATCCATCGGCAATTGATTGAACCCTTGGATAATTGGGATGAACGTGAAATGCAGCTGCGAATTGACTATCCAAATAAAGTAAATGAGGAACAAATTTTTTTGAAAGAGATTAAGGAAATAACGCAACAGACATTGGCTACGATGCCCTTAAAGACAAAAGCGGTTTTCGAGTTGAGCCGGCAACACGACGTTAGCGGTAAAGAAATTGCGCTGCAGATGGGTATATCACTTAAAGGGGTAGAATATCATATCACCAAAGCACTTAAAGTGTTGACCGTTAGCTTAAAAGATTATATGGTGGCTTCTTAG
- a CDS encoding DNA mismatch repair protein MutS, whose translation MNIVDKQTLADLNVTNSQYRDMVDFFDRTITLGGRDTLYTYFLEPLSAKSEIEDRQWIIRFMQDVDITDILDKYMMQDLEQYLSLPLEPYSATKTSYYLELVSTNFLSLDFKKRDLLIRRSIYEIAKIIDYINVFLGSIRSQHPTRNIIANYCDKIDCVLEGIDQTEFEKLLENKLSLELMIKYDYQFRNIKRNAIREVFEVLYQLDALYGVAQATKGKPLNFPSIDDRNLGSDMIKIAAAYNLFLEDPVKNDIEIKRGGNLWYLTGANMTGKSTLLKTIGTCVYLAHLGFPVPADVMETVLFDGISATINLGDNINAGASHFFNEVLRVKHLAELLAAGKKMFVLMDELFKGTNHNDASEAILELINCLHKFDNSVFLLSSHITEISSSLAGGTTVMKHLGVRLDEDKGLLFTYQLSEGVAEDKLGMWLLRREHVFDILREAKRGH comes from the coding sequence ATGAATATTGTTGACAAACAGACCTTAGCAGATTTAAATGTTACGAACAGTCAGTATAGAGATATGGTTGATTTTTTCGACCGTACAATTACATTGGGTGGTCGAGATACTCTGTATACGTATTTTCTTGAACCGCTTTCCGCCAAATCTGAAATAGAAGATAGACAGTGGATTATTCGTTTTATGCAGGATGTGGATATTACGGATATTCTGGATAAATATATGATGCAAGATCTGGAACAATATTTATCGTTACCATTGGAGCCCTATTCAGCAACCAAAACATCCTATTACTTGGAACTGGTATCGACAAATTTTCTTTCACTAGACTTCAAAAAACGCGATCTATTAATCAGACGCTCTATTTATGAAATAGCGAAAATCATAGATTATATCAACGTATTTCTCGGATCCATTAGGTCTCAGCATCCCACAAGAAATATTATAGCTAATTACTGCGATAAAATTGACTGTGTACTTGAAGGTATCGATCAGACTGAGTTTGAAAAACTGTTGGAAAATAAACTGTCCCTGGAACTGATGATTAAATATGATTATCAGTTTAGGAATATAAAGCGAAATGCCATACGGGAAGTATTCGAAGTTTTATATCAGCTGGACGCCTTGTATGGTGTGGCTCAAGCTACCAAGGGTAAGCCTCTTAATTTCCCTAGTATTGACGACCGAAATTTAGGTTCCGATATGATAAAAATAGCTGCAGCGTATAATCTTTTTCTAGAAGATCCGGTCAAGAATGATATTGAAATAAAAAGAGGTGGTAACTTATGGTATCTCACGGGCGCGAATATGACGGGCAAGTCTACCTTATTGAAAACCATTGGAACCTGTGTGTATTTGGCGCATCTTGGCTTTCCTGTCCCTGCGGATGTTATGGAGACTGTGCTGTTTGATGGGATATCAGCGACAATAAATCTAGGCGATAATATCAATGCCGGTGCGAGCCATTTTTTTAATGAGGTACTTCGTGTAAAACACTTAGCTGAATTACTTGCTGCGGGTAAAAAGATGTTTGTGCTGATGGATGAGTTATTTAAGGGCACAAATCACAATGATGCCAGTGAGGCAATATTAGAACTCATCAATTGTCTTCACAAATTTGACAATAGTGTATTCTTATTATCTTCCCATATCACTGAAATCTCATCTTCGCTAGCTGGAGGAACCACCGTAATGAAACATTTGGGTGTCAGGCTAGATGAGGATAAAGGACTCCTATTTACCTACCAGCTTTCCGAAGGTGTGGCCGAAGATAAACTAGGCATGTGGCTTCTGCGGCGAGAACATGTATTTGATATTTTGCGGGAAGCTAAGAGGGGTCACTGA
- a CDS encoding glycoside hydrolase 43 family protein, translated as MNTIIMKRYCKSFTKLGFALALTLSIFGRVSAQQVWSPDNGNGTFTNPLFWGDWPDPDVIRVGDDFYMISTSMHYVPGAPIVKSKDLVNWEMVGYAVDRYEEDPRYNMEGGTLYLNGSWAATLKYHNGKFYAGFCTPYGWGREKGNFSICEADKAEGPWKRTIFPEYLYDPGLFFDDNGKVYVVHGQGTLYLTELNADVKSVKSDKVKIWQGSFKNANELGGHFGMEGAHMYKINGKYYITCPAGGTQGWQICLRSDNIYGPYEHKLILNDNSSYPENGLHQGGMVQLKNGDWWFVIMQDRGAIGRVPHLLPVKWEDGWPMLGTGNKDVITYKKPNVGKTYPIKTPATTDEFNGSKLGLQWQWNHNPDNSKWSLQERKGYMRLHASRADSLKTARNTLTQRVQGPSSEGTVEIDLKGLKNGNVAGFGVFEFPYAFVAVEQVNGKRKIIMSNDDKIIESKENFEGDKLWVRARVTDKGFVAKFYYSTDGENFYVIGNDLTMQLGLPWTANRFALFNYSKSAEGVDGYADFNWFRFTNK; from the coding sequence ATGAATACAATTATAATGAAGCGCTACTGTAAGTCATTCACAAAACTGGGATTTGCGCTGGCTTTGACACTATCAATTTTTGGCCGGGTGTCGGCACAACAGGTTTGGAGCCCTGACAATGGCAATGGAACGTTTACCAACCCCTTGTTTTGGGGTGATTGGCCCGATCCAGATGTTATCCGTGTTGGTGATGACTTTTATATGATTTCGACGAGTATGCACTATGTACCGGGGGCACCGATTGTGAAGTCTAAAGACTTGGTGAATTGGGAAATGGTGGGTTATGCAGTAGATCGTTATGAAGAAGATCCCCGTTATAATATGGAAGGAGGAACTTTGTACTTGAATGGTTCGTGGGCGGCGACCTTGAAGTATCATAATGGAAAATTCTACGCTGGATTCTGTACACCATATGGTTGGGGGCGAGAAAAAGGCAATTTTTCCATCTGTGAGGCAGATAAAGCTGAAGGTCCCTGGAAACGGACAATCTTTCCTGAATACCTTTATGATCCGGGATTGTTCTTTGATGATAATGGTAAAGTTTATGTCGTTCATGGTCAAGGTACATTATACCTAACAGAACTAAATGCAGATGTTAAATCTGTGAAGAGCGATAAAGTTAAAATTTGGCAAGGGAGTTTCAAGAATGCCAACGAGCTTGGTGGACATTTTGGAATGGAAGGAGCACATATGTACAAGATCAATGGCAAGTATTATATCACCTGTCCGGCAGGTGGAACACAGGGCTGGCAGATCTGTTTGCGTTCCGATAATATTTATGGTCCTTATGAACACAAATTGATTCTCAATGATAATAGTTCTTATCCCGAAAACGGTTTACATCAGGGTGGTATGGTACAGTTGAAAAACGGGGACTGGTGGTTTGTTATCATGCAGGATCGTGGTGCCATAGGTCGGGTCCCTCATCTTTTGCCTGTCAAATGGGAAGATGGATGGCCGATGCTCGGAACAGGTAACAAGGATGTCATTACGTATAAGAAACCCAATGTCGGAAAGACCTATCCGATAAAAACTCCAGCGACGACAGATGAATTCAATGGAAGTAAACTGGGCTTACAATGGCAATGGAATCATAACCCTGATAATAGCAAATGGTCACTTCAAGAACGTAAAGGCTATATGCGTTTACATGCTTCACGTGCAGATTCTTTAAAAACGGCCCGTAATACCTTGACACAACGTGTGCAGGGACCGAGTTCGGAAGGTACTGTTGAAATCGATCTAAAAGGACTAAAAAATGGAAATGTTGCCGGTTTTGGGGTATTTGAATTTCCTTATGCTTTCGTCGCTGTGGAACAGGTCAATGGCAAACGAAAAATTATCATGAGCAATGATGATAAGATTATTGAGAGCAAAGAGAATTTTGAAGGTGACAAACTATGGGTGAGAGCGCGTGTGACCGATAAGGGATTTGTTGCGAAATTTTATTATAGCACCGATGGTGAAAATTTTTATGTCATTGGAAATGATTTAACCATGCAACTCGGCTTACCTTGGACAGCAAACCGTTTTGCACTGTTCAACTATAGTAAAAGTGCTGAAGGGGTGGACGGCTATGCCGACTTTAATTGGTTTAGGTTTACCAATAAGTAA
- a CDS encoding RagB/SusD family nutrient uptake outer membrane protein, whose protein sequence is MKYLNQFKSILYVVILVALGASSCTKGLDYENTGAINPKNVWTDSVLIKAYLNDIYGGLMPRWELGSGANADEGINAAGGNLGSFQQGIVDVAVNFTNLDYTYIDKANYFMDQLADVPESVLSATTKNRLIGEAKFWRAWKYWEMVSSIGGVPLILHTQDGSDLNSLKVPRSKTSECVAQIVKDLDEAASSLPPNYSGADYGRINRAAALGLKARILLWYASPLFNATNDQARWTNAYNAAKAAVQAADAAGFGLFENYRLIWYSRNKEQIMVRQYYYPDSYMNFAPIRPIAFTNGSTNNDQPILPLLIAYPKRDGSPMQLDQNQLSNPAYNQQFLTDFYTNRDDRFYATIWCGGTVYPTPDVNVIGMTTPRSRSYWQAWTWKATATPSTVLPARDNSLFSGISPLIQNGDENGVTGFFQRKGLDTLLDRNALVGVAANAKSWFSPMRYAELLLNLAESANETGRSGEALNALYAIRKRAGIAAGTAINYGITAIGQADLRQVIINERQVELAFEGFRYPDLRRWKRYDILNAQGTRKGLLLMLNKGQALPGNTDNIMNAAVRSKFSAVVIENLDKTASANQFYKLSLKHWFNSLNPAQISIEPDQLPQNKEWGGTFDPLQ, encoded by the coding sequence ATGAAATATCTAAATCAATTTAAGTCGATTCTTTATGTTGTAATACTAGTTGCCTTAGGCGCCTCATCTTGTACGAAAGGATTAGATTACGAAAATACTGGTGCGATAAACCCCAAAAATGTCTGGACGGATTCTGTTCTGATCAAGGCCTATTTAAATGATATATATGGTGGTCTTATGCCACGCTGGGAGCTTGGAAGTGGAGCGAACGCCGACGAAGGTATAAACGCAGCGGGAGGAAATTTAGGAAGTTTCCAGCAGGGGATCGTTGATGTAGCTGTCAACTTCACTAATTTGGATTATACCTATATCGACAAAGCCAATTATTTTATGGATCAATTGGCGGATGTACCGGAATCGGTACTCAGTGCAACAACAAAAAATAGGTTGATCGGTGAGGCTAAATTTTGGCGGGCTTGGAAATATTGGGAGATGGTTAGTTCGATCGGTGGTGTACCTTTGATCTTGCATACACAAGATGGTAGCGACCTCAATTCATTGAAAGTGCCGAGAAGTAAAACCTCCGAATGTGTTGCACAGATCGTAAAGGACCTGGATGAAGCCGCTTCGTCTTTACCTCCCAATTACAGTGGGGCTGACTATGGCCGTATAAATCGTGCAGCAGCTTTAGGCCTTAAAGCGCGGATTCTTTTGTGGTATGCCAGTCCGTTATTTAATGCAACAAACGATCAAGCGAGATGGACAAATGCGTATAATGCAGCAAAAGCTGCGGTACAAGCCGCGGATGCTGCGGGTTTTGGACTGTTTGAAAACTATAGATTGATCTGGTATTCTCGAAATAAAGAGCAGATTATGGTTAGGCAGTATTACTATCCCGATAGTTACATGAATTTTGCGCCGATTAGACCTATTGCATTCACGAATGGAAGTACGAACAATGACCAACCGATACTTCCCTTATTGATTGCATATCCTAAACGTGATGGCAGTCCAATGCAGCTTGATCAGAACCAATTGTCCAATCCAGCTTATAATCAACAGTTCTTAACAGATTTTTATACCAATCGCGATGATCGTTTCTATGCAACTATCTGGTGTGGGGGTACAGTATATCCAACACCTGATGTCAATGTTATCGGAATGACAACTCCGCGGTCGCGCTCTTATTGGCAGGCCTGGACTTGGAAGGCAACAGCAACGCCAAGTACCGTGCTTCCAGCAAGAGACAATAGTTTGTTTTCAGGAATTTCTCCACTGATCCAAAATGGGGATGAAAATGGTGTAACTGGTTTTTTTCAACGTAAAGGTTTAGATACGCTTTTGGATAGAAATGCTTTAGTGGGAGTGGCGGCCAATGCGAAAAGCTGGTTTTCACCAATGCGTTATGCTGAGCTTCTTTTGAATCTTGCTGAATCTGCAAATGAAACTGGTCGGAGTGGTGAAGCATTAAATGCATTGTACGCCATTCGTAAACGTGCAGGGATTGCAGCAGGGACAGCGATAAATTATGGTATTACAGCAATTGGACAGGCAGATCTCCGTCAGGTAATTATAAATGAGCGTCAGGTGGAACTTGCTTTTGAAGGATTCAGATACCCTGATTTAAGAAGATGGAAACGCTATGATATCTTAAATGCGCAAGGTACTAGAAAAGGGTTATTATTGATGTTAAATAAAGGTCAGGCCCTGCCAGGAAATACAGATAATATTATGAATGCTGCGGTAAGATCGAAATTCTCTGCTGTCGTTATTGAAAACTTGGATAAAACGGCTTCCGCTAATCAATTTTATAAACTGAGTCTCAAACACTGGTTTAATTCTTTAAATCCTGCACAAATTTCTATTGAACCAGATCAACTCCCTCAGAACAAAGAATGGGGTGGGACCTTTGACCCCTTGCAATAG